The nucleotide window CCAGTTCGCCGAACCGACCGACGCGACGCCGGGCGCCGGGTTCCCGGCCGGATCCACAATCACCACAGGGATTCCGCGGGCTTGCAACTGTTGCCGCTGGGACCTGGTGACCCCCGACAGCACCAGCACCACACCGATCGGATTGCGCTGCAGCACGCCGTCCATCCACTCCGGACCGGGCGCTCGATGATCACCGCTCTCGGTCACCACCACGCCGAGTCCGCGGGCGGCCGCGGCCGTCTGTACGCCGCGCAGGATCTCCAACGCCCAGACCGTACTGAAGTTGGCGAAGACCAACTCGATCAGCGCTGCCGGGTCACGCAACCCACGTCGCTGATAGCCGTGCTGATGCAGCAGATCCTCGACCCTGGCTCGGGTCGCCTCCGAGACGCCCGCGCGACCGTTCAGCACCTTGGAGACGGTCGAGGTGGAGACGTCCGCGTCAGCAGCGATCCGGGACAACGTCGACCGTTCCTGCGCAGTCACCTGGGCGTCCGCCATTGTCCCCTCCCCGATCGGTCGTCGTCATCCATCTTTCCCGGCAGGATCATGCCGCACCCGTGGCTCTCAGGTGGCTGATGTCGGCAATTGCCCGAGCTGCCGTTGTCGAGCATCGTTCGGGCCGCCGACGTCAGGCGATCTTGATCATCGCCCGGCGAGTGCCCCACCGATGCCGCCGACACTGAAGTACTTGTTCAGCGCGGCGAACAAGATCACCGGCGGCAACATCATCACCACGGCCACCGCCATCACCAGACCCCAGTTGGTGGCGTTCTGCTGGAAGAAGGTCTCCAACCCGATCGGCAGCGTGTAGTTCAGGTCCGAACGCAGGAACACCAACGCGATCAGGTAATCGTTCCAGGAGAGCAGGAAGCAGAAGATTGCCGTCGACAGTACGCCGGGCAACGAGTTGCGCAGCACCACCCGCAGGAATCCGCCGAACAGCGAGCAGCCGTCCATCCAGGCTGCTTCCTCCAGCGAGATCGGGATCGAGTCGTAGTAGGCGGCCATCATCCAGATCGACACCGACAGACTGGAGCTGACGTAGACGATCACCACGCCGCCGAGGTTGTCGACCAGATTGATCTTGGCGAACAGGATGAACAGCGGAATCACCGCGGTGACCACCGGCAACGACTGCACGATGAACAGCACCAGCGAGTAGCCCGACACGAGTTTGTTGCGGACCCGCGAGATCACGTAGCCGGCCGGCGCCGCCACGGCGAGCGCGATGATCACCGTGACGAAGGTGACACCGAGGCTGTTCTCCAGCCAGTAGACGATGTTGGTCTGCTCGAAGACGTGCTGGAAGTTCTCCAGCGTCGCGCCGGTCGCCGAACTGCCGAGTCCAGGACGGACCGACAAGATCAACACGCCGACGACGGGGATGATCACGATCGCGGTGATCACCAAGATCAACACGAACCGCCACCACTTGCCGCGTTCGTCCGGCGGTGCGGACCGGCGACGTGGCGACTCCTGCGCCGACGTGGGAGATGCCGCCTGCAGCATGGTCTCGGTCATTCGATGTTCACCTTCTTGATCTGGCGGTACAGCACGACCGACACCACAACCAGCACCAGCGTCATCAGGAACGCGATGGCCACCCCGGGCCCGGTCTGGAAGTTCTGGAAGACGGTCCGATATGCCAGCACCACCAGAGATGTGGTCGCGTTCACCGGTCCGCCGCCGGTGAGCAGGAAGATCGTCGGGAAGTCGTTCACACAGAAGATCGTCATCAGGATCCAGCTGATGTAGGTGGATCGCGAGATCAGCGGCATGGTGATGTTGCGGAACGCCTGCCAGCCGGTCGCGCCGTCGACCTTTGCGGCCTCGTACACGTTGACGTCGACCGAAGCCAGCGCCGAACTCATCATCATCATCATGAACGGGAAGCTGATCCAGACCTTGAACACACAAACGGTGATCTTGGCCAGGGTCGGATCGGCCAGGAAGAGTACGTTGCCGAAGCCGAGATGCTCCAACAGGATCGGCAGCGGGCTCTGCGGCGTCGCCACCAACCAGTTCCAGGCCGTCGACGACACCACCACCGGCACCACCCAGGGCAACAGCAGCAGCACCTTGAACAGGGTTCCGGCGGGGATCTTCGTCCGCAGCAGCATCGCCAGCGCCAGACCGATGATCCAGCTACCGAAGACGCCGGTGATGGTGAAGATCAACGTGAACAGTGCGGCGTGCCAGAAGGCCGGATCGGTGAGGACGTCGGCGTAGTTCTGCAGTCCGATGAAGTCGCCCGTCTTGATCAACGTGCCGTCGCGAACCGACTGCAATGCCGCGTACAACAGCGGGTACAAGTTGATCAACAACAGCAGGAACAACGACGGCGCGGCGAGCAAGATCAACGTCACCGCATTGCGGCTCAGTCGGTTGCGCTTACCCGGCGGCACCGGCCGTGCGCCGGTGCCGACGCCGACACCGCGACGTGCCTTGTCGAAATTCTCCGCGAGTGCGGACCCTGACATGAATCAAGCCTCCTAGCACAGCTGGTCAGCCCGGCCGGTGTGCCGACCGGGCTCACCCAGCGATCGCCGCAAAATCAGCCCAGCGACTTGATCGTCTTGGCCACGGCATCCTGCAACTTGGACAGTGCGTCCTTCGACGTGGTCTTGCCGCCCAGGATCGACTGGGTGAAGGTGTCCATCGCCGGTGTGCCGTCAACGGCGGTGACGCCGAGGAAGAGCGCGTCGGAACCGGGCGCCGACCAGGTGTGCGAGATCGGCTGCCACTCCTTGATCGCCTTCACCGCGTTGGCATCCTGCTGGAACTCGGCGGTCTCACTGATCGACTTCAGCGGCGGCAACCCGATGCCGGTGTGCTTGGTCCACAGCTGCGCCATGTTCTTGTAGTAGTAGGTGAGGAACGCCTCGGACGCCTTCTGGCTCGGGGTGTTGGTGTACATCATGATGTTGTTCGGGAAGTAGAGCGCACCCTTCTTGCCCGACGGCCCGGTCAGCGGGCTCATCACCAACAGATCCTTGCCGACCGAACCGCCGATGTTGTTGGCCAGCCCGGCGGTGTCGATGCCCATGGCGAACTTCTTGCTCCGCCACTGGGTGTCGCCGTTGTCGTTGCTGTAGCTGACCGCGCGCGGGTCGGAGTAGCCCTTCTTCACCAACTCCAGCACAAAGTCCATCGCCTCGACGTTGGCGTCGGTGACCATCTCGGGCTCGTGGCCCTCGTTGAACAGTCCGCCGCCGTTGTTGATCATCCAGCAGACCAGGGCGTGGCTGCCGAGGTAGGCACCGGCGCCCGCGCGGGTGCCGTAGCCGAAGGTGCCGATCTTCTTCAGTGCCGCACAGGACTTGAGGTAGCTGTCCCAGTCGGTCGGGATGTCCGCTCCGGCCTTCTCCAGCAGGGATTTGTTGTACCACATCACCCGCATGTCGAGGTTGTACGGAACTGCCGCGTAGCCCTTCTGGACCTTCATGGTGTCGAGCAGGTTGGGCAGGAAGTCGTCGTAGAGGCCGTTGCTCTTCCACGAATTCAGCAGGTCGTCGGCGTAGGCGATCTTGCCCTGCGACTCGAACTGGAACGCCTGGGTACCGCCGCCGGAGCTGACCGCCGGTCCGGTGTTGGAGGCGACCGCGGACGAGAAGGTCTGGGTGAAGTTCGCCCACTGAATGACCTGGTACGTCGCCGGATTCAGTCCCTCGGCGGGCTTGTAGTCGGTGGTGATCTTCTTGTCCAGCACGTTGAACTGGTCGTTGCCCCAGGGCATGTTCCAGAACTTCAACGCGGTCTTGCCGCCGCCTCCTCCGCCACCACCGCTGCTGGCAGCGCGGTTGCAGCCGGTCAGGGTCGCGGCACCCGCCAGTCCAGCCCCCGCGGCCAGACCGATGAATCCCCGACGGGAGAACGCAGAACTAGGACGTGGAGCCATGATCGGTCCTTCCGAACCCGCCGAGATCGTGCGGGTCATTGCTCGTCTCTGAACGAAAACTGTCGAAACCAGAGCAGCTGCGAACGCCCTCAGAAGTCGACTCGGATAACAATGAGCCGCCCGACCGGGGCTTGTCAACCGCCTCGGCCGAACTTCTGCTCGGATCGCCGCAATCGTGTCCAAAACGTCATCAGAAGACCCGCCCTGACCACCTCAATGATCGATTAACCTGGCTCTGGCTAGGGATTTTACCGTCCGGGACCGCTTTCCGACCCGGTCTTGAGCCACCGCGGACTTGACGTCAACTGAAGCGCTTCGGTAGCTTTCGATCGGAGCCCATCAGGGAAGGGACGCGTGTGCCCGAGAGGTACCGCAACAATTTCTCATCCGGCACGAAAAAATTCGCATGCCGCGGATTGCGAAGCACGCGGCCGCCCCGGACGCTCGGCCGATCCGACCGAGGAAGTCAACGTCCGCCGAGACGAGCACACCGCACGCGGATCCGGTGCGGAACAATGACACCGGCCCACCGCCGGGGTGGGCCGCGGACACCGGGAGCCTGAATTGGGTTTGTGGCGAGGTCTTGAGGTCGGCGGGCGACGGATTCTGGCGATCGGTCGGGACGGATCGGCCGTGGCCGCCGTCTCCGCGCTGCTCGACGCCGGCGCCCGTGTCCGGGTGCTCGCGGCTGCTCCGACTCCAGCCCTTCGTGATCTTGCCCAACGCGGCCGGATCGAGCTGGCGGACAGCTTTGCAGCGGAATTCTTGGCCGGCGTCGCGCTGTTGATCATCGCCGAGGATGTTGATCGTGATCATCGGGCGTTGCGGGCCGCCGCCGAGCACGGCATCGTCGTGTACACCCTGCCCGGAAGTGGTTCGGCCGCGGGCCAGCAGCGTAGCGATGACTCACCGAGCAGCAATTCCTTGCTGGACAGGGATTCGGGCGAGGACGCAGTCCGCGCCGGTGAAGTGGTATTGGTCGGTGGCGGCCCCGGAGATCCCGGTCTGCTGACCGTGGCCGGCCTGGCGGCGATCAAGGACGCCGACGTGATCGCTGCCGATCGGTTGGCACCCCTGGCCGCGCTGGCCCAGGCCAGACCGGACGCCGAGATCATCGACGTGGGCAAGATTCCGCGCGGCCCGGCTGCCGAGCAACGTTCGATCGAGGCCCTGCTGATCGAGCGCGCTCAGCAGGGCCTGAAGGTGGTCCGCTTCAAGGGCGGCGACAACTTCGTGTTCGGCCGCGGCGGCGAGGAATGGCAGGCCTGCGCGGCCGCCGGCGTGCCGGTACGGATCATTCCCGGAGTCACCTCGGCGATCGCGGCGCCCGCTGCCGCGGGCATCCCGGTGACTCACCGCAGTCTGACCCAGGGGTTCACCGTGGTGACCGGCCACGTACGCCCGGACGATCCACGTTCGACCGTCGACTGGGCGGCACTCGCGCGCACCGGTACCAGCCTGGTGATCATGATGGGAATGGCGCACCTGCCGGTGATCACCGAGACCTTGATCAACAACGGGTTGGCCGCCGACACTCCGGCGGCCGTGATCGAGGACGGCACGCTGTCCACCATGCGCATTGTCCGCGCGCCGCTGGCCGACATCGCCGCCAGCACCCGCGCCGAAGGCCTGGGCGCTCCGGCCACCATCGTCATCGGCGCGGTCGCCGCCTTCGACCCGTACGCCGATCTCTGAACCCTGTAAGGGATCCAGCCCGTAGGTCCGCGATCACATCTGCCAGACCGTCAGACAGAACGGGTGGCCGGCCGGATCGAGCAGCACGCGCCAGGTTTCGCCGGGCTGATGATCGGGGACGGTAGCGCCCAGTTCCACGGCGGCCTTCTCGGCGGCCGGTATGTCGGCGACCTTGAGGTCCAGGTGGAACTGCTTGTCGCTGTTGTCATCCGGCCACGCCGGGGGCGTGTAGTGATCAACCTTGCCGAAGCCGATCGCCGGCCCGTTCTCGCCGGCCAGCATGCCGACATTCTCGTCCTGGTAGGCGATCGTCATGCCCAACAGTCGGGAGTAGAAGTCCAGCAACGGCTTCGGATCGGCACAGTCGATGGTGAACATGGCCACGCTTGCCACCGGCGTGGCGGTGCTGCTTTCGGATTGCTGTGTTTCGGTCATGGGGATGAGTCAACCCGCCTAGGGCGTCCGCGTCTTGAAGATTCCCGACGCGCCCGCCGGCCCCATGAATCGGCCCTGTCAGTCGGCTCGCGCGGCGTTGGCGTCGAGCATGAATCGCCAGACCAGTCCGTGCGCCAAAATCACCAGGATGATCAACAGCAGCGCAGCCACCTGGATCGGCTTCAACCCGATGCCGCCCACCAGACCCGGTGCGACGCCGAGCACGGCGATCAGCAGATAGGCCAGCAGTCCGCCGGCCTGGGCCGCCCTGACGACCGAATTCGACCGGTCACCACGGGCCCGCGACAACAGCCGGAGCATCGAGACCGCACCGACGAGCGAGATCACGACGAACGAGATCCGCCACACCGCCGGCGACGTCGTGCCGCCGACCTGGGCGAACAACCCCATCAGGGCCGGCAGCAGGAACGACAGGTAGATGCCGCCGATCGTTCGGCGCATCGCGCTGTCCCGGCTCCAGTCGGGCCGGTTGTGAACGACGTTCCACCACAACCCGGTGAGCGTGAAGCAGGTTGTCGAGAACAGCGCGTAGAACGTACTGACGTCCACCTTCTCAAGGTAGCCATCCCGGTCGAGCGCGGAGCGCGATTCGCACACTCCGGGACACACGTCCCGCAGCAGCGCACGAGATCTGTCGCCCCCCGTCCGCCGCGGTGATCGGGACGGGCAGCCGGGGCCGGGCGGGGCCGGATGAATGGCCGTTGGCAGGATGTCGATCATGACCGCGCCGATGTCCACTCCAGAGCCCGACCAGTCCGACCGGGAGAACTTGATCAAGGTCCCGATCACGGCCGACCTGCTGCACGGGGTTGTCGAGTTGGAACAGACCGAACGAGGGGTACGGCCACATCGGCTGCCGGGTTGGGCTCGGGCCCAGACCGCGGATCCGCAACTGGCGATGGTGGAGGCACAGACCTCCGGCGTCCGGCTGGTGTTTCGTACGACGGCCGACGTGGTGGAGTTGGAGGTGCTGCCGACCAAGGTCGTCTATCCGGGCGCACCGCCGCGGCCGGGTGTTCGCTATCACTTGGTCGTCGACGGCGAGCTTCGGGCCGAGACCGAGGCAGCGGCTGGCAACGTCCTGAGTGTTGACCTTGCCACGGGCAGCAGCCGGTTGGAGCCGGGACCGAGTCACACGTTGCGGTTTGATGATCTTGGCCCGGCCCCAAAGACCGTCGAGATCTGGCTCCCGTACGGCGAAGTCAGCGAGCTGATCGAGCTCCGGTCCGACGCGCCGATCGTGCCAGTGACCGATGATCGCCGACGCTGGGTGCATCACGGCAGCTCGATCAGCCACGGCTCGAACGCCGACGGCCCGACGACCATCTGGCCGGTCGTCGCCGCCCGGGGCGGCGACGTCAATCTGACCAACCTCGGATTGGGTGGGGGTGCGCTGCTCGACCCGTTCATCGCGCGGACCGTCCGCGATCTGCCCGCGGACCTGATCAGCATCAAGCTCGGCATAAACCTCACCAACGCCGACCTGATCCGGATGCGTGCCTTCACGCCGGCTGTGCACGGCTACCTCGACACCATCCGCGACGCCCACCCGGACACGCCGTTGCTGCTGATCTCGCCGATCTACTGCCCGATCCACGAAGACACTCCGGGTCCCGGCGCGCCCCAGTTCCGTGAGGACGGCACCATCGCTTTCGTCGCCACCGGAGATCCTGCCGAGGTGGCCCAGGGCAAGCTCACCCTGAACACCATCCGGGACGAGCTGGGGAGAATCGTGCAGCAACGCGGCGCCGCCGATCCGCAGCTCCACTACCTGGACGGCCGACGGCTCTACGGTCCGGATGATCACGACGAGCTGCCGCTGCCGGACAACCTGCACCCCGATCCGGCCACCCATCGCCGGATCGGCGAACGCTTCACCGAGATCGTCTTCGGCGCGGGCGGACCGTTCGCGGGTTGACGGCTCCGCGTCGGTTGCGCCGGACGGGATCGGATTCAGTCGGTGGACGCGCGGGCGACGATCTGCAGATCGGGTGCGGTCTCGTGCAACAACCGGCCCGCCGCGGCGGCGACCAGGCACCTGCCGACCGATCGGCCGAGCTCCTCGACGTGGTGGTTGAGCGCCGTGATCGGCGGATCGGCCCGCTGGCAGGTCAGCGAGTCGTCCCAACACATCAGCGCCACGTCACCGGGGACCGAGAAGCCCAGTTCGCGGATTCGCTCCAGCACCCGGATCCCCACGTCCTCGCCATCCAGCAGAAACGCCCGCGGTCGGACGTCCCGCTGCAGCGCCGCGGTGATCAGTTCGAGGCAGCGGTCGACGTCGTAGTCGGCCTCCGCCGCCTGACCGAGGATCCGCCCGTCGGCCCGATACTGTTCGAACACGCCGAGCCGAACGTGGGTGTGCAGCTGCCGCTGTGGGCCCGAGATCCAGTCGATCTCGTGCCGGCCGCCCGCGATCAGGTGGTCCAGCACCCGGCGCATCCCGTCCGCGTTGTTGACCGCCACCAGGTTGGCGTGATTGAGCTGGGACGAGTCGCCGAGGATCGCGTACGCGAGTCCGGTCCGCTGCACCGAGGCCTCGAAGTCGTCCCCGACAGCGATGTCCTTGCACACAACGCCCTGTACGGCGCCGTCCCGGGCCCACTGCCGGAGCGTCGAAAGCTCCTCGTCCCGGTCAGAAACGATCTTGATCAGTAGTCCGTGAGCTTGCGCGACCAGTTCGTCCTCCAGGCCGACCAACAACCGGTTGTAGAACTGCTCACTGCGCGGTGACCAAGCAGCATTCTGAATTGCCATGCCGAATACGGACACCTGTCTTCGCCTAACTCCTCGGCCATTCGCCTAACTCCTCGGCCATGGGTACGCGGTTGATTTGCATTACCCTCGATCCAGATTTGCCCTCGATCCAGATTTACCGAACACCGACTTCTCCTCGGTTCCGATTGGACGGCAGCTGCTTGAGGTCCTTGGTGAGCCAGAGGATCAGCGAGTGGTCGACTGTGACAATCTCGCCCTCACACAGCGGTGTTCGTGCTCGGCAGGCACCTTTCCCGTCCGGCACGTACCCGCGTTTGGCGTATAACCGTTGGGCGGGCCCGTACTGATCGAACAGGCCGACGGTGATGCCCACGGTCGTCCGGCCCCGGTCCGCCGCCAGTCGTTCGGCCGCGTCCAGTAATGCCGTGCCGATCCCCGTCCGCCGGTGACCGGGTACGACCATCAGTTGATGCACCAACGGGATGTTGTGCGCGGCGAAGTCCGGATTGTTCGACGTCCAACGCAGGGTGACGAGGCCGACAACGGTCCCATCGAGCCTGGCGGTCAGCGTCGTCCCAGCGCCGTCGGCGTGGTCGGCGACGTGCTGCTCCGCGACGCCATTACTGCCGGCCACCCACTCCGTGAGAAAGTCCAGCACGGCAGCCGGATCGGGGTCCCGGCCGAAGTCCGTGATTGCGATGTCGTGGTTCGTCACCGTGATGGCGCCGCGTCAGTTGTATGAGGTGTTCAGTCGCAGGTCCTCTGCCTGTTTCCGCTCCCGCTGCGCCTTGACCCGAGCCGGAACGATCGACTCCCGCGGCTGGGTCGGCTCGAAGTGGTAGCGCTCGGTGCCGAGGGCCCGCAGGACGGCCTGTTCGACCAAGGAATGATCCGAAAACTGCTCCCGGTCGAAACGCATCGGCGCATTCAGATGAATCGGCGGGTTCGTGATGTACCGCGGCGTCCGCGTCACGTTCTGCGCTTTCGCGTGCAGGATGTACGGATGCAACAGGTAGACCGTTCCGATCTCTCCGGTCGCCTCGGCAAAATGCGAGCACTGATCGATCAACCGTGCTTGGGAGAATGCGCCGGGGCCAACACCCTCCGGATGGTCGGCCAGGAAGTTGGCGACGTGACCGACTGAATCGGTCGCGACGAAGGTGGCGCCGCCCTGATGCTGTACGTCCGACCACAGAACCAGGGTGAGAAGACCTTGTTCGGGAGAGTCCAGGAAGTGCCGGAAGAAATCACCATCCTTGTGCCAGCCGGGCGAGGTGGCCGACGCGTCTTCCCAGGGCGTGTCCGCGCCTTCCCACAGGTTGACGATGAATCCGTCACCCCAGGTGTACGGCTCCTTCACCCGGTCGGCTCCGCCGACCAATTCACAGGCAGCCTGCCAGGCCTTGGGCGCAAAGGATTTGACGTCGATCGTGCGATGTGTCGGCATGTGAATCGACGACTCGGCCCAGGTGGACTGGTCATCACTGCGATAGCCCAGACGAGTCCAGATCCACGACGTGTACTCGGCGGCCGCCTTCCGCGAAAAGCAGTCCGGGATGCGTACGAATCCTTGCTCCAGGAATTGCTCGCGCTGATGCGAGTCGAGAACTTCGTACTTCACGGTTCTTCCTTCTTCCGTTGGTGATCAGTTGCTCAGGCAGGCCGCACGGCAGCAGCCTCAGGTGTCGACCTTCGAGGCAGATCGCACCGTGGTGTCGAGCACCTTGGTCAGCCGTGGGGTGGTCGATGCCGTGGCGTCGGCCGGGGCAAGCGGGTAGTGGCAGGCGACCAGTCGTCCCGACGCGTCCTTTTGCAGTGAAGGCTTCTCGTGCTGGCACTTGTCGGTGGCGATCGGGCACCGCGGGTGGTAGGGGCAGCCGGACGGCGGCGACAACGGTGAGGGGATCTCCCCCCGGGGCGGGGCGATCATCCGACGGTCAGCTGCGCTGTGCGGCACCCGAAGGATGGAGTCGATCAGCGCCCGCGTGTACGGATGCCGGGGAGCGTCGAAGAGCTGCTCCGCGGGAGCCTGCTCGACAACCTCGCCCAGGTAGAGGACCAACACCGTGTCACTCAGATACTGGACGACGGCGAGGTTGTGCGAGATGAACACATAAGCGATGCCGAGCTCCTCCTGCAATTCCCGCAGCAGGTCGATGATCTGCACCTGGATGGACACGTCGACGGCGGAGACCGGCTCGTCGCAGACGACGAGTTTGGGCGACAGGGACAGGGCGCGGGCAATCCCCACTCGCTGCTGTTGGCCGCCGGACAGTTCGAACGGGTGAGCATCCCGGACCGAGCGTGGCAGACCCACGCGTGTCAGCAGATCACCCACTCGGGCCCGCCGGGCCGCGGCCGATCCGCCCATCTTCTGGACGATCAGGGCGTCCTCGATCGCGGCTCCCATGGTCATCCGCGGATTCAGGCTGGCCAGCGGGTTCTGGAAGATCATCTGCAGGTCGCGACGGCGCTCTCGCAGCTCCTTCTGCCCGAGGTCCGCCAGGTCCTGCCCTTCGAAGAGGACCCGACCGGCGTCGGCTTGCAGCAGGCGCAGCGCGACCCGGCCGAGAGTGGACTTTCCGGACCCGCTCTCGCCGACAACTCCCAGCGTCTGGCCGGGTTTCACCTCGAACGAGACCGACTCCACGGCATGCAGCGTCCGTCCGCCGATCCGGAATCGCTTCGACACCGACTCGACCTGCAACAGCGCATCAGCTGGCACGTGACATCACCTCTTCGGCTCGGTGGCAAGCCACGGTGTGACCGGGCCCCAAAGACCGCAACTGGGGCACCTCTTGGGTGCAGCGATCGATCGCCATGCTGCATCGGGGAGCGAACGGGCAGCCGCGGATCGGCTCGGTCAGAGTGGCCGCCATCCCCGGGATCGGGGTGAGCTTTCGCCCTCGCTGACCGACTTCGATGACCGAGTCCCTCAGCCCGACCGTATAGGGATGTGCCGGGCAAGCGAGAAACTCCGCCAACCGCGCGCTCTCCATCACCTTGCCCGCGTACAGCACGACGATCCGGTCGCAGAAGTTGGTGGCGACGCCGAAGTCGTGAGTGATCAGGATGATGCTCATCCGGCGGCCCTTGCGAAGATCGTCCAGGAGATCGAGGATCTGCGCTTGCACGGTGACGTCAACGGCGGTGGTGGCCTCGTCGGCAATAAGCAACTGCGGCTCACAGGCGATGGCCATGGCGATCATCGCCCGCTGTCGCATGCCGCCGGAGAACTCGTGCGGATAGCTGCGGAACCGCGCCCGGGCCTCTGGGATGCCGACCTTGTCCAACAGCTCAAGCGTCCTGGCAAAGGCGCCCTTGCGGTTGGTGTAATGGTGGGTCAGCATCGCCTCCATGATCTGATCGCCAATGCGCATCGCCGGATTCAGGCTGGTCATCGGGTCCTGAAAGATCATCCCGATGTCGCGGCCCCTGATGTCCTCCAACTGACGCCGGCGCAGTTTGAGCAGGTCGGTTCCCATGAACCGGGCCGTTCCGGATACCGAGCGGGCTCCGCGGGCCAGGCCCAAGATCGACAACAGCGACACTGACTTGCCGGAGCCGCTCTCACCCACGATGCCGAGCGTCTCTCCCGGTGCCACCGAGAAACTCACCGAGTTGACCGCATAGATCGTGTCGTCGCCTCGCCGGAACCGTGTCTCCAGGTTCTCGACCGTGAGTACGTCCTCAGCCGTCTGGTTTTCGGTCGCCAGCTTCTCGGCTGTCAGATCCTCGATCATCTATGAGCCTCCTTTGGGATCCAACGCTTCCTGCAGTCCGTCCGCGACGAAGAGGAACGACAGCAGCGTGATGGCGAAGATGCCGGCCGGGAAGTAGAGCAACCACGGATAGCCCAGCACGTTCGCGCCGGCCTGGGCGATGAGATTTCCGAAGCTGGGTAGCGGGGGCAACAACCCGAGGCCGACCAGACTCAGGGCGGCCATGATGACCAGGTCCGCGGGAATGCCGAAGGCCAGCGCCACCAGCATGTTGCTGATGGAATTGGGCAACAGGTACCGGCGTGCGATGTGCGGCCAGCTCGCGCCGAGCGCGCGTGCCGCTTCCACCATTTCACCGTTGCGCATGCTCAGCACCAGACCCCGAATGAGCCGAGCGTACGAGGCCCACCCGGTGATCCCGATGGCGATCATGATCGGAAACATTCCCCTTCCCAGCGTGACCACGAGAATGAGGTCGAGAAAGTAAGTGGGGAACGCGAACATGAAATCCACCACGCGCATGATCACCATGTCGGCGGCGCCACCGCGCAGCCCGGCCCAAAGGCCGAGCGCACAGCCGATCACGAAGCTGACGAGGGTGGCACCGAGGGCGATCTCCAGAGCGTTTCGGACGCTCCACAGGATCTGACTGAACATGTCGTGGCCGAGGCCGTCGGTGCCGAACGGGTGTTTCAGCGACGGGGGTTGGTTGGCGTTGATGAAGTCCGTCTCGGTGTAGCTGTGCGGTGCGATCCACGGTCCGATCACGCCGGCGACGAAGAAGATGGCCACCCATACGGCGCCGGCGACCGGCAGCCAGCTCCGACGGTATCGCCGCCACGCAAGACGTGCTTGGGATCGGGGCCGGTCTGGCACTCCGGCAATCGCGCCGGACACCATTTGCGTCACTGCCAAGGCTCTCTCGCTCTCTCTCGCCGCAACGACGGCTGGTGGACCGGTAGCGTGTTCATTCGAGCGCAACCCTCGGGTCGAAGGCGCGATACAACACGTCGACGACGACGTTCATCCCCATCACCATCAGCGACAGGATGTACACCGAGGTGATTGACAACGGGACGTCCTTGGTGGGGAAGGCCGCGCCCATCAAGTTGCCCATTCCGGGGATCGAGAAGATCTGCTCGACCCATACCGTGCTGACCACCGCAAAGGCGAAGGTCGGTCCGATCACTGTGATCAGCGCCGTCAGCGAGTTGCGCATCGCGTGACGGACGACAA belongs to Microlunatus elymi and includes:
- a CDS encoding ABC transporter ATP-binding protein; its protein translation is MIEDLTAEKLATENQTAEDVLTVENLETRFRRGDDTIYAVNSVSFSVAPGETLGIVGESGSGKSVSLLSILGLARGARSVSGTARFMGTDLLKLRRRQLEDIRGRDIGMIFQDPMTSLNPAMRIGDQIMEAMLTHHYTNRKGAFARTLELLDKVGIPEARARFRSYPHEFSGGMRQRAMIAMAIACEPQLLIADEATTAVDVTVQAQILDLLDDLRKGRRMSIILITHDFGVATNFCDRIVVLYAGKVMESARLAEFLACPAHPYTVGLRDSVIEVGQRGRKLTPIPGMAATLTEPIRGCPFAPRCSMAIDRCTQEVPQLRSLGPGHTVACHRAEEVMSRAS
- a CDS encoding phytanoyl-CoA dioxygenase family protein, which gives rise to MKYEVLDSHQREQFLEQGFVRIPDCFSRKAAAEYTSWIWTRLGYRSDDQSTWAESSIHMPTHRTIDVKSFAPKAWQAACELVGGADRVKEPYTWGDGFIVNLWEGADTPWEDASATSPGWHKDGDFFRHFLDSPEQGLLTLVLWSDVQHQGGATFVATDSVGHVANFLADHPEGVGPGAFSQARLIDQCSHFAEATGEIGTVYLLHPYILHAKAQNVTRTPRYITNPPIHLNAPMRFDREQFSDHSLVEQAVLRALGTERYHFEPTQPRESIVPARVKAQRERKQAEDLRLNTSYN
- a CDS encoding ABC transporter permease, with product MVSGAIAGVPDRPRSQARLAWRRYRRSWLPVAGAVWVAIFFVAGVIGPWIAPHSYTETDFINANQPPSLKHPFGTDGLGHDMFSQILWSVRNALEIALGATLVSFVIGCALGLWAGLRGGAADMVIMRVVDFMFAFPTYFLDLILVVTLGRGMFPIMIAIGITGWASYARLIRGLVLSMRNGEMVEAARALGASWPHIARRYLLPNSISNMLVALAFGIPADLVIMAALSLVGLGLLPPLPSFGNLIAQAGANVLGYPWLLYFPAGIFAITLLSFLFVADGLQEALDPKGGS
- a CDS encoding GNAT family N-acetyltransferase, which codes for MTNHDIAITDFGRDPDPAAVLDFLTEWVAGSNGVAEQHVADHADGAGTTLTARLDGTVVGLVTLRWTSNNPDFAAHNIPLVHQLMVVPGHRRTGIGTALLDAAERLAADRGRTTVGITVGLFDQYGPAQRLYAKRGYVPDGKGACRARTPLCEGEIVTVDHSLILWLTKDLKQLPSNRNRGEVGVR
- a CDS encoding ABC transporter ATP-binding protein, with protein sequence MPADALLQVESVSKRFRIGGRTLHAVESVSFEVKPGQTLGVVGESGSGKSTLGRVALRLLQADAGRVLFEGQDLADLGQKELRERRRDLQMIFQNPLASLNPRMTMGAAIEDALIVQKMGGSAAARRARVGDLLTRVGLPRSVRDAHPFELSGGQQQRVGIARALSLSPKLVVCDEPVSAVDVSIQVQIIDLLRELQEELGIAYVFISHNLAVVQYLSDTVLVLYLGEVVEQAPAEQLFDAPRHPYTRALIDSILRVPHSAADRRMIAPPRGEIPSPLSPPSGCPYHPRCPIATDKCQHEKPSLQKDASGRLVACHYPLAPADATASTTPRLTKVLDTTVRSASKVDT
- a CDS encoding substrate-binding domain-containing protein, with protein sequence MAIQNAAWSPRSEQFYNRLLVGLEDELVAQAHGLLIKIVSDRDEELSTLRQWARDGAVQGVVCKDIAVGDDFEASVQRTGLAYAILGDSSQLNHANLVAVNNADGMRRVLDHLIAGGRHEIDWISGPQRQLHTHVRLGVFEQYRADGRILGQAAEADYDVDRCLELITAALQRDVRPRAFLLDGEDVGIRVLERIRELGFSVPGDVALMCWDDSLTCQRADPPITALNHHVEELGRSVGRCLVAAAAGRLLHETAPDLQIVARASTD